The sequence GGTTACGTCCGCGCCGAGGCCGCTCAGAAAGTCGCCCACGAATTTTGCGATCACCGCCTCGCCGGCCGATTCCGGAGCGCCGGCAGGATTTTCACTGGGAATCTGCACCAGGGCCTGGCAGAGCTCGGTAACGGACTGGTAAGCTGACGTTTTCATAGGTTTCTTTCGGCGCGGGTACTTACGTACACTTACATACTTCTCCACTTATCCCTTGCATACTGATCCCTTTCGGGGACGCAGGGGTGTTGGTTACCGTGGCCGCGTGTTCCGGTACCATTCGACAAAACCAGGGACGCCGACCTCGACGGGAACGGCAGGCTGATAATTCAGCAGGGCGCGAGCTTTAGAAATATCGGCGTAAGTCTGCGGCATATCACCGGCCACCGGCGGCTTGAACCGGATCTCGGCGGTTTTACCCAGGGCGTTCTCGATCCGCCGGATCACGCTGAGGAGGTCGACGGTGGCTCCTTCACCGAGGTTAAACACTTCAAAACGGGTCCGGTCATACGCGAGCGCGGCGAGGATGCCCTGCAACGTGTCATCGACGTAGGTGAAGTCGCGCCGGGCGCTGCCGTCGCCGTAGACTTCGATGGGTTGCCCGTTGGCGATGAGGTCAGTGAATTTGTGGATGGACAGGTCGGGCCGCTGCCGGGGCCCGTAGACGGTGAAAAAGCGGAGGCAAACGACCTCCAGCCCGAAGAGGTGAGCGTAATTCGAGCACAGGTGTTCGCCGGCCAGCTTGGTGCTGGCGTACGGGCTGAGAGTCTGCACGAGGGGTTGGTCCTCGCGGAAGGGCACCTCGCGGCAGGCGCCGTACACGGAGGAGCTGGACGCGAACACGAACTTGCGGGTGCCGTGCTCGCGAGCAGCGGCGAGTAAATGGTGGGTCCCGAGGATGTTGGTCTGCAGGTAAAGCGCGGGCTGCTGGACCGAAGGACGAACCCCGGCGCGCGCCGCCAGGTGAACGACGGCTTCCGGCTTGAAGTCGGCGAACGCTGCCTGCACGGTTTTTTCGTCGCGGATGTCACCCCGGAAGAGGCTGATTCGATTTCTCGCGGCGGCGAGGTTTTGGGTTTTGATGGCCGGATCGTAGAAATCGTTGAAATCGTCGAGAACAGCGACCTGCTGGTCTCGCGCCAGCAACGCTTCAACCAGGTGCGACCCGATGAAGCCGGCTCCGCCCGTAACAAGAACTCTCATTGCCAAACTCTCAATGCTCTCATTGGCTGGTGAGCGCGAAGCTGAAGTCAAACCGGCTCCAGGGCAAGGTGGAAGTGTCGTCAGGCGCCAAACTGCGGAAAATTCAGCCCGGGGTACGCGGAGTCGGCGCGGGGGGCGGACCAGGGCCGCGGCATCGTAAGGTTGAAAAAAGCGGGTTCGTCGCGGTAATTGGTGAGCATGGCCGACTCCAAGAAAGGGATGGCGAGAATCAAGGTGCCGCGACAGACGACGCCATCGCCGCCGGCTTCACCGGCCGAGCCGGCGCCCGGACCGGCCCCGCTGCTAAGCACCAGCCACCGGTTGATGGCGCACGTTGACGCTTCCCGTCACGACTCCTGGGTAACGCCGCTGGCCGGATTGCTACTGGCATTTTCAGTCATTTCGCTTATCATCCAACTACTGATCGCGTTCAGCTGAGCCGCCCACGACGAGCGCAGGCGCGAACGCTACCACTTTGGCATATGGCTTCTTCATCTGTTCTGCATCTGACGGAATCGAACTTTTACCAAACCGTACGTGAGACCCAGGTTCCCGTGTTAGTGGATTTCTGGGCAACCTGGTGCGGCCCATGCCGTATGATCGCACCCGTGCTCGACGAGATCGCCGCTGAAAAGGGTGAAAAGGTGCGCGTGGTTAAGGTTGACGTCGATAACAACCGCAAATTGGCGGAAGACTTTCGAATCAAAAACATTCCTACGTTGCTGTTTTTCAAAGGCGGCGAACTGCGTGACCAAGTGGTCGGTCTCACTTCGAAAGCCGACCTGGTCTCACGCCTCGACTCGCTGAAATGATTGTCTGACGATGGGTAAACAGCGCGCGGATTTGCGGTGCAACTCCGCGCGCGAGTTCGTTTAAGAGGATATGTACATGCTCGCATTTGGGGCCCCAGGGCCCTCGGAGTGGATGCTGATTTTGATCATCGTCCTGGTGTTGTTCGGCGCCAAGCGGCTGCCGGAACTGGCCCGGAGCCTTGGCCAAAGTATGAATGAATTCCGCAAGGCGCGGGAAGAGTTTGACAGGGAATTGCAACAGGCGGCCAATGACGTCAAAGGCACGACAACGGCGCAGCCGCCGCGCACTTATACGCAGGCACCTCAGGTGGCGGCGCCGGTTCAGCCGGCGGCCCAAGTGCAGCCGG comes from Verrucomicrobiota bacterium and encodes:
- a CDS encoding GDP-mannose 4,6-dehydratase, encoding MRVLVTGGAGFIGSHLVEALLARDQQVAVLDDFNDFYDPAIKTQNLAAARNRISLFRGDIRDEKTVQAAFADFKPEAVVHLAARAGVRPSVQQPALYLQTNILGTHHLLAAAREHGTRKFVFASSSSVYGACREVPFREDQPLVQTLSPYASTKLAGEHLCSNYAHLFGLEVVCLRFFTVYGPRQRPDLSIHKFTDLIANGQPIEVYGDGSARRDFTYVDDTLQGILAALAYDRTRFEVFNLGEGATVDLLSVIRRIENALGKTAEIRFKPPVAGDMPQTYADISKARALLNYQPAVPVEVGVPGFVEWYRNTRPR
- the trxA gene encoding thioredoxin, producing the protein MASSSVLHLTESNFYQTVRETQVPVLVDFWATWCGPCRMIAPVLDEIAAEKGEKVRVVKVDVDNNRKLAEDFRIKNIPTLLFFKGGELRDQVVGLTSKADLVSRLDSLK
- the tatA gene encoding twin-arginine translocase TatA/TatE family subunit, which encodes MYMLAFGAPGPSEWMLILIIVLVLFGAKRLPELARSLGQSMNEFRKAREEFDRELQQAANDVKGTTTAQPPRTYTQAPQVAAPVQPAAQVQPAPGTQPVQPRQPEPPQGTASTAGTPQTSDPGRPLPG